The following proteins come from a genomic window of Finegoldia magna ATCC 29328:
- a CDS encoding double-cubane-cluster-containing anaerobic reductase codes for MADYRKMWEDLGMDVDQHDVLCEVLPQAFGDVYLSQENRPEKMDYFNMVVAEIHGIRPAELIEFQKNGGKVVGTFCIHVPDEVVFGCGAINTGLCSGSQFWVPGGEKYLPTATCPLIKASLGARFEKTCPFFRLADLFVGETTCDGKKKAWEIMSKDAPMYIFDLPQMKRDKDVEFFKDEVYRYIARIEELTGNKLTPESLHDAIVLINKKRRAMQRLWEFRKLDNVPISGKDCLLISQIAFYDDPTRFAQKVNELCDELDKRKEQNVSVYKKGATRLMLTGTPLSIPNWKLHHIIESSGAAVVCEEMCTGSRYFELTVDESGKTMDEMVDHLTDRYMKGINCACYTPNTERVDDIIRLAKEYNVDGVIDVNLKFCNIYDTEGHIVEKELKDHNIPVLGIETDYTDEDSEQLKTRIEAFVEMIENGR; via the coding sequence ATGGCAGATTACAGAAAAATGTGGGAAGATTTAGGAATGGATGTCGATCAACACGACGTTTTATGTGAAGTTTTACCACAAGCATTTGGTGATGTATATTTATCACAAGAAAACAGACCAGAAAAAATGGATTATTTCAATATGGTTGTTGCAGAAATCCACGGGATTAGACCAGCTGAATTAATCGAATTCCAAAAAAACGGCGGAAAAGTTGTAGGAACATTCTGTATTCACGTTCCTGATGAAGTAGTATTTGGTTGCGGAGCTATCAATACTGGTTTGTGTTCAGGATCACAATTTTGGGTACCAGGTGGAGAAAAATATCTTCCAACTGCAACATGTCCGCTAATCAAGGCATCTTTGGGAGCTAGATTTGAAAAAACTTGTCCATTCTTCAGACTTGCAGACTTATTCGTTGGAGAAACAACTTGCGATGGCAAGAAAAAAGCATGGGAAATCATGTCAAAAGATGCGCCAATGTATATCTTCGATTTACCACAAATGAAAAGAGACAAAGACGTTGAATTCTTCAAAGACGAAGTTTATAGATACATCGCAAGAATCGAAGAATTAACTGGCAACAAATTAACTCCAGAATCTCTTCACGATGCTATTGTATTAATCAATAAAAAAAGACGTGCAATGCAAAGATTATGGGAATTCCGTAAACTAGATAATGTTCCAATCAGTGGTAAAGACTGCTTATTGATTTCACAAATTGCATTCTACGATGACCCAACAAGATTTGCACAAAAAGTTAATGAATTGTGCGACGAATTGGATAAGAGAAAAGAACAAAACGTTAGCGTGTACAAAAAAGGCGCTACAAGATTAATGTTAACAGGAACTCCATTGTCCATTCCAAACTGGAAATTACACCACATCATCGAATCAAGTGGAGCAGCAGTTGTATGTGAAGAAATGTGTACAGGTTCAAGATATTTCGAATTAACAGTAGATGAATCTGGAAAGACTATGGACGAAATGGTTGATCACTTAACAGATAGATACATGAAAGGTATCAACTGTGCATGCTACACTCCAAACACTGAAAGAGTTGACGATATCATCAGACTTGCGAAAGAATACAACGTTGATGGTGTAATTGATGTTAACTTAAAATTCTGTAATATTTACGATACAGAAGGTCACATTGTAGAAAAAGAACTTAAAGATCACAACATTCCAGTATTGGGAATTGAAACTGATTATACAGACGAAGACAGCGAACAATTAAAGACAAGAATTGAAGCGTTCGTTGAAATGATTGAAAATGGCAGATAA
- a CDS encoding 2-hydroxyacyl-CoA dehydratase family protein yields MDYLDIRKNAYIDALTLRESTTVVSLWGRVPWEIVESFGVTTVYSYGIDREVTEDYMDNNYCDMLNSSFAYLELGRCPFMFSSSFFIVDDSCKIRYETLKKKTDKDVFVYKYKDYKSLIAYLEEKLDKKFDEEKFDELIEKSREISSLIFNLRKCDVDERRIYEVEYFSKFIFDIDKRIEFIKRHIDDSFREKSSVKLQAAAGVYKKFDQLIKEGYFCEGEYHDIFRKKGFEYIDEKYRQFDFKPDYVICNCSQFDYDDNVITY; encoded by the coding sequence ATGGATTATTTAGATATTAGAAAAAACGCATATATCGATGCACTCACTTTGAGAGAATCAACAACTGTTGTTTCATTGTGGGGAAGAGTTCCATGGGAAATCGTTGAGAGTTTTGGAGTCACAACGGTGTATTCTTATGGAATAGATAGGGAAGTCACAGAAGATTATATGGATAATAACTACTGTGATATGTTGAATTCTTCTTTTGCTTATTTGGAACTCGGAAGATGTCCTTTTATGTTTAGTTCATCGTTTTTTATAGTAGATGATAGTTGCAAAATTCGTTACGAAACTTTGAAAAAGAAAACTGACAAGGATGTTTTCGTGTACAAATACAAAGATTACAAGTCTTTGATTGCGTATTTGGAAGAAAAATTAGACAAAAAATTTGACGAGGAAAAATTTGACGAATTAATCGAAAAATCAAGAGAAATTTCATCTCTAATATTTAATCTCAGAAAATGCGATGTAGATGAGAGAAGAATTTACGAGGTGGAATATTTCTCCAAATTTATCTTCGATATTGACAAAAGAATAGAATTCATCAAACGACATATAGATGATTCATTTAGGGAAAAATCATCTGTAAAACTTCAGGCAGCAGCTGGAGTGTACAAAAAATTTGATCAGTTAATCAAAGAAGGCTATTTTTGTGAAGGTGAATATCACGATATTTTTAGGAAAAAAGGTTTTGAATACATAGATGAAAAGTACAGGCAATTTGATTTCAAACCAGATTATGTGATATGTAACTGCAGCCAATTTGATTATGATGATAATGTAATTACTTACTAG